GAACTTCCCTGTAAGCTTCCCATAGGGAGCTTTTGAGCGGATAAAAATGAATTCTCCGCCTGTCTTTGGCCTGCCATTTCGGATGTAAGCGTAAATCGCGTTNNNNNNNNTCGCGTTCCCGATCTCGACCGGCAATGGGAGATTAATCTGCGTTTTCGTTTTAATCATAATTATGGATATTTCATGCTTTATCCAGTCAATATCAGAAAATCGAAGATTTAGGACGTCGGAGGCACGAAGCCCCATCCGGACTCCCAGCAGCACGATCGCTATATCGCGTAATTCAATTGGTTCGCGGTGAGTTTTCCGGAAGTCATCAATCCTTTTCATCTGATCGTCTGTCAGCACATCGACGATTTTTTCAACGGGCGCTGTTCCGGAGGCCAGGCATCTGTCCAGATTTGGTGCTTCTGTATAATGGTTTTCATGAAGATAACAGAGAAAACCGCGGACGACCACAAAGGTGCTTGCACGGCCTTTGAAAGTCTTGTGCTCATCCTGCTTGGAAAAAGCCTTTATGACAGTCGGACAAAGGTTTTTGAAACTCTCGTGTCCGTTTTCCAGAAGGAACCTGCAGAAACGGATGCAGGAATAACGATAACTTCTTACCGTTCCCTTTTCCCGTAATTCGCGTCTTTTCTGATTCAGGAAACCGTCGATTGCCTGTCTGCACCAATCCGGGAGGAGGTCAAAAGAAGATGCTTCATACTGGTACTTCGAATCCGGAAGTATATCTCCATAAAGAGTATAGTCTTCATAAGTCTTCAGCACACGTCGCCAGTGAAGCCAGGAGTGCCCAAGGCTCTTTTTGATCTCCGAAAACCATGCCCACATGATATCCGGATGAAAGCCCAATGAATGGATATCAAGAAACAGATACAGCACTGTCAGCGCGTGATCTGCGAGGTAAAGCGTAGTCCCGACATATCCGTGGCAGCTCAGGGCTTCCTTAAAAGGCGAAATGGTGTCCCGGAATTCACTGGCAGGGAAGTCCAGGCTTTCGACGGAAGCTTTTTGTATGATATCTTTGGCGGAATCAGGAAAATCTGCCAACCTTAAAATCTGCGGATACAGATCACTATTCAAGAGAAGGTGGAAGTTTTCAGGACACAGGCCTTCAGCAGCCCAGAATTGCAGCATCTGTGCCGCATGATTTATAGTCAATGCTTTGGTATCCTTCGAGCAGAAGGTCTCCGTTCCTGCCAGCATAAAAATCGTATCATATGTGAAGCCGTCCAAATCTGTGATGCCATTATCTGTAAAGAATAATAATGCTTTGGAACAGTAATGGCGCTTTAGCGCCCAGGAACGGGCTGTGTATTCCGGACGGCAATACTCCAGGTATAAATCCAGCTTTTCCTGCCACGAACCTGGCAGTTTTTCATAATCAGAACGGTTCAGATATAAGTGCCGGTCAGAGATAGTACCCGTTGCGTCCACTTCTTCCAGCTGAATCAGACGGGAGGATTTCCCTTGCGTATTGACAATCTTGTCTTTAAAGCTGATTTCGGCTTTTCCGGAATGGAGTCTCGCGCAAGTGCCTTCGGGAATATCCATGTGCAGGCTATCGAGAGATTCCCAAGCGTTATTTAGGGGCTTGGTTTGCACCAGGTCGCGCTCAACCGATTCCATCAGCAAGAGCTGCAAGTGGCCGCGCTTGAGTGTGGCGCGGAGCTGCATCGGGCCTATCTGAAGGGTGTCGCCATCTTCAAGCACAGCCGATTCGACATCGTTCCCGTTGACTTGTGTCACGCTGTTCTGCGTGAGGTTTTTCAAGTTCCAATGCTTGTCTTCGAATTCCAGCACCGCATGGTAGCGCGAAACCATCGGGTTGTCAAGCACCAGAGAATTATCTGGCTTGCGACCGATGGTGAACGGCTCGCCAATCTGCGGAGTGATGATTCTAAACGACTGCATTATTTCAGTTCGCTAAGGCCTCTAATAAATCTGTCGCATGCCTTCTGCAAGGTTTCGTCGCTGGCGGCATAAGAGAATCTCACGCAGCTATCGTCACCGAAGGCGGCTCCCGGAACAATGGCGAGCCCCTGTGACTGCAACAGGTATTCGCAGAGTTCAATGGAACCGCCAATCACTTTACCTTCAGGTGTCTTCTTGCCGTAGAAGCTCTTGACAGGCGCGAACAGGTAGAAGGCTCCTTCGGGAGCATGGCACGGTTCCGGCAGAATTTCGGCGGTGCGCTTGAGCATGTAGTCGCGGCGCTTGCGGAAAGCTGCCTGCATGGCGTGAACATTGCTCTTGTCCATCTGCAAGGCACCGAGGGCCGCATACTGAGCCACATTGCTCGGGTGGTGCGTTGCCTGTCCTTGAATCTTGCCGATTATCTTTGCGATTTCAGCCGGAGCGGCATCGTAACCGATACGCCAACCGGTCATGCAGTGCGACTTGGAGAAACCGTTAATCACGATGGTGCGTTCGGCCATGCCGGGCAGTGCTGCTGCA
This window of the uncultured Fibrobacter sp. genome carries:
- a CDS encoding tyrosine-type recombinase/integrase → MQSFRIITPQIGEPFTIGRKPDNSLVLDNPMVSRYHAVLEFEDKHWNLKNLTQNSVTQVNGNDVESAVLEDGDTLQIGPMQLRATLKRGHLQLLLMESVERDLVQTKPLNNAWESLDSLHMDIPEGTCARLHSGKAEISFKDKIVNTQGKSSRLIQLEEVDATGTISDRHLYLNRSDYEKLPGSWQEKLDLYLEYCRPEYTARSWALKRHYCSKALLFFTDNGITDLDGFTYDTIFMLAGTETFCSKDTKALTINHAAQMLQFWAAEGLCPENFHLLLNSDLYPQILRLADFPDSAKDIIQKASVESLDFPASEFRDTISPFKEALSCHGYVGTTLYLADHALTVLYLFLDIHSLGFHPDIMWAWFSEIKKSLGHSWLHWRRVLKTYEDYTLYGDILPDSKYQYEASSFDLLPDWCRQAIDGFLNQKRRELREKGTVRSYRYSCIRFCRFLLENGHESFKNLCPTVIKAFSKQDEHKTFKGRASTFVVVRGFLCYLHENHYTEAPNLDRCLASGTAPVEKIVDVLTDDQMKRIDDFRKTHREPIELRDIAIVLLGVRMGLRASDVLNLRFSDIDWIKHEISIIMIKTKTQINLPLPVEIGNAXXXNAIYAYIRNGRPKTGGEFIFIRSKAPYGKLTGKFCTKALYRLLPERKSVAGGGFHVTRRTFATNLLRNHAGIDDVMDALGHRDPSTVMKYLLLDDERSRKCGLSMKDAGIPMEGGLA